The genomic interval CCGCGGGCATGAACTTGCGTCCTTTCAGCCAGCGCGCCGCGAAAAAGGCGAGCAGCAATCCGGCCACCGCCATCGCTGCGATCCAGCCCGCCTTCTCGCCGCGCAGCATCAACGCACCGGCGCCCAGCAGCAGGGCGAAGGAGGCGACGCCGGCAATCAGCGACGCTCGGCTGCGTGCCTTGACGAAGCCCATGACGCCGCCCGCCAGGACAATCGCCCCATAGACGAAGGCCACCCATGCCGGAGACATCAAGGCGCGGCCTCCTTGCGGAGAGAGGTCCCGCCGCCGGTGCCGGCGAGCCACTGAGCGTACCCCCACAGCCCCTCCAGGTCGGCGTCGGTGAAGCCACGGTAATCGGGCATGCCGATTTTCTGATGCGACATGAAATAAGCAGCCGCCTTGTTCTTTGCCAGGCGCTCGAGCGTCCCCGTGCGGACCCAGGAGTCGAACTCGGCGCGGTTGCGGACGAGATCCTTGAAGTCGGGACCGTACCAGCCCGGCACGAAGCCGGCGAAGGAGCCGGGGTTGGGGAAGCCCCCCGACCCTCCCGGGCCGTGGCAGGCGAAGCACTTCCACTGTGTCGCCAGGGACAGTCCGCGTTCCGCAACGGATCCCGACGGTGGCGCCACCATTCCCGAGAGGACCTTGTAGGCGGCGGTGAGATCCTGCAGGTCGGTGCCCCGCAGCGCGTCGCGGTAGGCGGGCATCGCGAGGGCGGCGCGCGGCGGCTCCGCGTCGGCAGGCTGCTCTTCACCGGGCTCGACCTTCGGAACGCTGCCCGCCTGGATGTAGCGCTGGATATCGCGATCGTCTTTCACGTACATCATGTAGAGTCCGCCGCTCCAGGCTGGCACCGTCAGGTCCTTGGACCCGGGATCCGGGACGCCCGAGGAGCCTTGCGCGCCGTGGCACGAGAAACACCCCAGCTCGGTCGCGCGCGCCACGCCGCGGCGCACGGGGTTCGAGGCGCGGCGGGACCAGAAAAACCGCAGGACCCATGGCATCGCGAGCAGGGCCGCGATCAGCAGGACCCCTGCGAGGAGGATTGCTTTCCATCGTCGACGACGAGACAGAGCCACCTCCCGTGCGGGCAGGATGCGACCGACCTTCCACGGAGGGGCACTAGTCTAGAACGGAACGCCGCGGTGTTCCACCGCTCGCTTTGAAATCGCTACGTCACAGTGTAAGGTATGCCCCCGAGAGGGATGCCCGTGTACGGCGGGCGTCAAGACGTCAACCGGACACTGGGTTGTGCAGGAGGAGACAATGGCGAAGCGCGCCGGCGCGCAAAACCGGTCGAGAGCGGTCATGGAGATCCAGGCGGGTCTGAAGCGGTTGAGCCGGGGGTTCCGGCTCCTGACCCGTGAGCTGGTCGAAGAGGCCGCCAGCGCCGGCCGGGGAAGGCGACG from Candidatus Polarisedimenticolia bacterium carries:
- a CDS encoding TMEM14 family protein: MSPAWVAFVYGAIVLAGGVMGFVKARSRASLIAGVASFALLLGAGALMLRGEKAGWIAAMAVAGLLLAFFAARWLKGRKFMPAGMMVLASAAALVLLAWGGR